agaaAAGTGGCTGTGCCATGGGCCAAATGCCATAGGTTTACAGAATGGATCATTTACTGTAGAGAGGACCGGTGTGATAAGTCCCGCATTTTGAGTTTAAAAGGATATCTCTGACCTTTGATGACCCAAAAAGCTTGAGCCTGCCAAACCAGTAAATCATTCTCAGAACTGAAGGCCAGCAAGTGAGATGGCTATCTAAATTGTACCAACGGAGACACAGTGTGCATGCAAgggtagacacacacagtccttggATCTGGTCATGTTCATGCAAATCACATCAAATATTACATTTGAATAAAATATTGTTTCCCTGCAAACTGATGCTAAATTACTGTTGGATGTAAGTTGCCAGTTATATTCGGTTGTCACACCCAATGTAAAAACATCCTTTTAGAGATCAGAGCTTAAGAGcagtctgatttgacacagggACTACTTAAAAGTGTTTACCACTTGGCTTCTGATGTTATTATCATACTGTACCTAGCTCTGTTAGGGAGACACATTTCTATGGCACTAAAAAATGGGACATCAGCCACGTTTGACACCCCTGTTTGTCTTGGACTGTCATTGGATGCCGCGGCAAATATTTGACTGACTCAAGGGAGAAAGCCACCCATTCACTTGTCCTGTGGTAATGACCGCTCATTGTTGGCATGAGAGGAGAAAGCGTTCATTCATACGGTGGCATGattgaaatgaaaatggaaCCCCTTGTGATTTTAGAAATGTGTCTATTactatacatttacacacaaaaatgaCCATGGAAAATTATAGGCGGAATACATCATTCTCTGACAAAAATGCCCAGGAATGACAGTGAATTTGGTGTGACCGGATGCGAGTCTGCTGTGTCCCTGTGATGAGACCTGGGTTTGCTAAAGAGGTTTGCACATGCCGTGTGTGAGATGGTACATTGTAGATTTACGCAAAATCTCTCCACTCAATCTCAAAGGGGAATGAGATGgcagaattcttttttttttcattcctgGGTGGAGTGGGATCTCTTTTCTCAGTCTTTCTTTATATTGTGGACCAATGACGGAAAGATGAAAGCTAGAGTTTACCAACTAAAATGCAGTAAAGAGAAGTAGTCATTTACAATTCCTTTATCTTTGATGATTTTAATTTCATAGAGTTTACACTGgctctatttattttattttaaatgagAAATGAAATACAACCATGCTGTGTTCAGCacaaaaaaatggcaaaactgcaaactgcaaactgcaaaaaaaatatatatatattaaaagtGGAGTCTTATCTAGACAAATTTGCTCTATGCACTGGCagccaaatttgcttgttttcatgaCGATAAGTCTTAAAATAAGTTAAATGGTTTTATGAGAAAGCACTATACGTAAGCTCTTCATACTGGAAACAATaccaaatatagccgcaagcggcgatggcgggcccgagcaccagcggtgcggagacctgtgagattttggaatctaacaaagcaacatgtgcgtgttggtgggcatgtgcatgagcaacacacatgcccaccaaatttggtcaattttcctgaatgtatgtgtcagccacaacagacaatatgctaggtagcgctatagagtccctaagccacaccctaggccagagctctatctctgactatcgatagcaataacgctagacagacacagacagagggggtagagacaaatggatcaatagaatagaatatacacttttttgatcccgtgagggaaatttatttctctgcatgtaacccaatttaaccaaattagtgaacacacacagcacacagtgaacatacagtgaggtgaatcacacactgacccagagcagtgagctgcctgcccaaccagttgtgctgggggagcagtgaggggttaggtgccttgttcaagggcactttagtggtggactggttggggattgaaccggcaacctagcagttacaagccccaagccctaaccagtaggccacggctgcccagaggaaaggagggaagggggaaagaggcaggtagggagggagggtgtgtgtgtgtgtgtgtgtgtgtgtgtgtgtgtgtgtgtgtgtgtgtgtgtgtgtgtgtgtgtgtgtgtgtgtgtgtgtgtgtgtgtgtgtgtgtgtgtgtgtgtgtgtgtgtgtgtgtgtgtgtgtgtgtgtgtgtgcgcgcgcatgcgtgcgtgagagagagagagaatgacgggggaggggtgagagagtgtctgtgagtctgtgtagagaattagcaggggacgagagagacatgcagctgagagagagagcacctactcctgctcagctaaatggatggagtataagacacatgcaaacacaaataaacctaaatactcacttactgtgaacttggctaaagtcaaaattcaaaattgcagcataggttgatacgattataattattcgtcaactcgcttcaaaatattttagctaaaactgtgtccaccacaatcattaatgcacttttaaaaaacacaaacaacaccaaattcaaaactttgcatatgactgtcactacaaacacactaactaatactccatcaaatttcatccaaattagtcactgttttctacctataacaccaactttctgtttcttttacaagactcctagattcaaaccttcgccatttcaatatacttttgtatactttttaatatactatactcagagcagtgagctgcctgcccaaccagcggcgctcagggagcagtcaggggttaggtgccttgctcaagggcacttcagctgtggactggtcagggatcgaaccggcaatcctccagctacaagccccaacccctaaccagtaggccacggttgcccaaagggtgtgtgtgtgtgtgtgtgtgtgtgtgtgtgtgtgtgtgtgtgtgtgtgtgtgtgtgtgtgtgtgtgtgtgtgtgtgtgtgtgtgtgtgtgtgtgtgtgtgtgtgtgtgtgtgtgtgtgtgtgtgtgtgtgtgtgtgtgtgtgtgtgtgtgtgtgtgtgtgtgtgtgtgtgtgtgtgtgtgtgtgtgtgtgtgtctgtctctgtgtctctagaaagccgcgcgtgtgtcaatgtgtgtgtgttagttagggaggacccgagaaggggggtgacagagtgcgtgcgtgtgtctgttagttgcaacagagagagaggcagagaaggacagagaggtggggctgtgtgattgggcaaatatgaaattaaaaataactcactttctgttaacatggttaaaatcaaaattgcagcatggcttgatatgattataatcattcatcaactcgcttcaaaatattttagctaaaactgtatccaccacaatcattaatgcgcttttaaaaatcacaaacaacaccaaattcaaaactttgtatatgactgtcactacaaacacactgactaatactccatcaaatttcatccaaattggtcactgttttctgcctataacaccaactttttgtttcttttataagacgcctagattcaaaccttcgccatttcaatatacttttgaaattcaaaaatctggtcgcaattcctctcgggcaacccctcaagatcattttagtgcttatatgacatgatttcgatacaccgtctaggagaagtgtttcaaaatacgtgatgtgcaaaaatcataatcataatcataactcaaattcttctaagatttactatattgtttaaatgtaaaagttgttcagattaatgcaACACATATGcgtaccaaatttggttaattttcgtgcatgtatgtgtcaaacacaacagaaaccatgctaggtggcgctatactgcccctgagccacaccctaggccagagctctggttctgagtagcgttaccaattccacacgtagctgccaaatttcaagagttttagagcatgccaagttggtgaaaaaaggaattcggtaagacggaaaaactataataataatctgagcaaaaacaatagggccttgcacctacggtgcagccgctgctacagcggccgcacctcggtgctcgggccctaactagatctcttaaaaaaaaaaaaaaaaaaaatcttatctATCAATGgcacttggttagatttgatCAGATAAGCAGTTTTTGTAGTGTGTTTATCCTGGCTACCTTTGTCTCTACAACTACTTGATGCACGCCTCTTCGTCTGTTATCTTGCCATTTACAGTAAACTTGACCAAGTCCATTGAAGAAGATTGTGTATCATGTCATACAAAACTTGTAAAAGAGTGTAAGACCCTCCCCCCATAAAGGGTATTCTGCCTCTTGTTTTGAGCAGAAGGTTAATATGTAATCTTTGGTCACAGGTTAAGCACTGGAGATGCCCAGAGGAACATTGCACTTTGATAAGCTGTCAACCATGACAGATGGGCTCTAGCAACCAAAGCAATCCAGCTGTTATTGTCGCTAAAATAGGCTCCCTTTAAGTAAAAACTTGAGTCCCTCTAAAGAATGGAGACCACCTGTATAACTGGGCTTCTTCACCTGAAGATAAGCGTGAAGGAAGAGGATCCCCTCAGCGGTGTCATGGAGCTGCTGAGGATTCTCAGGCCTCAGTGGAGGGCAGAGGACATTAAGACTAAGGCAAGTCTGGTGGCACGTCCCCTGCCGATATGAGTTTCAcagatgtgtactgtatgagtgacCATGGAAAAGCCTAATTGTTTAGTGGCGCTTTCAATGCATGAAAATAGTGAGAACATGTGTTGTGTAAATATACAGCACATGATAAAGGTAGATCAGTACTGGGTAATGGTACCTTAAAGGGAAATAGAAGCTGCAAGACATTGTTTTTACTATTTTACAGTATTAGTTTGTTATTTATTAACATCAATGTTTAAGACTATGATAGTATTTCTATTTCAGCTATATGCAATGATATGAAATGATAAGTAGTTGTCCACAGTTGAAATTGAGCCTTAATATTTCTACATGGGATCAGTGTTGGAAGGACCTGGGCATGGATGTCTTTGAGCTCAAGTTTATCACTCTGTGTGGAGCTGATCAAATAGACTCAGTTAAAAATACATGCTGTAAACACTGAGCTTGGGAATCATCACAGACAAAACCAATAGACATTTTCTGCACATCACTGAAAAGTAATAGGCTCTACTTGCTGTGTGTGCAAGCACTCTCTTCTGTCATGGTCTGGGGTTGATCTGCTTCAACTCTTGACACTGTTGGCCTGACTCTGATGACAAAGGCCTGTCCAGTTTGATCACAAATTCTCATTCTGACTGCAATGTATTTGTTTTCACGAGGCTCAAGAAATTCATTCATAAATACTTAATCAAAGGTCAAATGGCCATGTTTGCAGAGGTCTCTTTTCAGTGTATGACATTGTTTTTTGTACTCTCACAACTGGACAGACCGAGCAGGGAAGATATGTCCACAGGAGGAAAATAATGCAGCAGAGAAATGAAACAAATACCACACCCTGATGTAGCCAAGATCCTCAGACATATAAGTACAGCAACAGCACACATAGCCAAGAAACTCAGGAAACAGCTTTCTAAGCAACATAAAATGACAAATAAGCCTGCTCCTAACACATTCTATTAATAAATCTTTTTTCATGTCCAAAATGTTTTATGTCCAGGAGTAGATACATTTATGATTGATATTAATGAATGATATTAATTAAACCTGTGGACATAGGTTTTCACAGAGGGCATCACCAACCAGTTGATGGGCTGTTACACAGGCTGCCTGCGGTCATCGGAGGATGTGGTGCTGGTGAGAGTGTATGGCAACATGACAGACCTCTATCTGGACCGGCGCAAGGAGATGGAGATGTTTCAGATCCTCCATGAACACGGCTGTGGCCCCAAACTCTACTGCAGCTTTGACAACGGCATTTGTTACGAGTTTTTGCATGGCATGGTGCTGGATGACCCACTGCTGAGACAGCCTGACATTTACAGGTACAGTTCAATGGGTTATGTCACCCACATTATTGACTTACATTCTCTTAGAAGGTGTTTACTATTTTCACACATTGGATGAATTGGGAGGTTTTCGGCGCTGAGCGAACTGCAATAATGCATCCGCAGAGCAGAACTCTTTATCACACGGCAAAATCTAATACTCTTCTGGGTTTCCATTTGTATTTTCCAAGATAAGTGCCATAAGAGTAGTGTCATGCTCAGAAATATTAGGTCCATTTCGAGGGCAATTGGTCCCTACCCAAAAAATGAGAGCAGACGTCCAAATGAAGGAGGACTCTGGATCATGGGAACTGCCAGCCATCTCTGTACAAAGAGTCATGGCTGCACTCTGTGCCTTTCTGTCTATTTGCAGACACTGAGAACAACAGGGCCCTGACACAGAGCAGAGCCATACCAAGACATAGTTCTCAGGAAGAAAAGAGCTTGTTTTCAAGTGAAGGTCACGTAAcaaatgagagtgagaggtcACCCTGCAGACCGTCTTTGGGCCTCTGTGAGGAGGAAGTGGCCATATTAAGGATCAGACGCGaccccttttttttccctcatcaCACCAGTCTGATCAGAGAGAAGCGTTCAGTGGGGAGgtttctgcattttttccccctgaggTCAACGATATCCTAAATTAAACTGGTTCTCAAAACTGTAAACGTAGTTTCTCTGAACTGACATAATGGATGctgtctgtgttctgtttagAATTGTCTTCCTGTGCAGAtttcttcattcattcagggCATGAAATAaagtttctttctgtctttgtgctAACATGCAGACTCATTGCTGAGGAAATGGCAAAGATCCACAGCATCAAGCCAAGGACAAGCTCTCCCCCTCAGGTTGTCCTCTGGACAAAAATGTCTCAGTTCCTTCAGCTCGTTCAGGAAGCTGAGAATGAGACGCCAATACTAAGGTGAGTCAAGTCTCACCATTACTCATACTAACACAAGAGCACAATGTACACACTTTTATTTCAGAGATAATGACAGACATCACGTCATGTCATACACAGATATCGTACCTATTCATAGTCATCTAGAGGTAGTTGGCAGTCGATTGGCTGGTGACAGTGTCCACTGTCATGGAGAGAGGTCATAGTGTCAGGGATGATGGTGTGCTCAGAGACAAGCCACTACAAAGGGCCAGGCATTCACCAAATTGGCCACATCAGCTTATCGGTCAACCATTTACAGCTGTTTACTTGAGCTGCTTTGAGTCGGAAGTTCAGACAAACGGGAGGAGTAAAGTGCAACATCTGCTttaactccctctctcagatGGAGACGAGGCTCTTGGTTTTCCTCTCCTGCCAGGGAGTGAACGCACCATCCTCACAGTGAGACAGTGAGTTCATTGACATTGAGTGAAGTAGAGACTGGTGTTTGTCAGTGACACAGCAGGTATATTACATATTTAAACAGCTGGGACAGACAAACGCAGCAGTACAGGACTTTCCCCTCTAAATGTCTCTAAAGGTATTGACAGCGTTGTCAATTACTGAGCCTTAAGCCCCTGACACATTATACAGGTGTTCTCATAAGTTTATATCTACgctaaaagttgactaaaatgaGGAATAATAGGAATGgtccatgccaatctctagattAGGTAGGATGTCTAGGTCTCTAGGAAAGTAAGATTAATTTCCAAAAtttgtattcctctttttagttaactttagcatgggttcataaaCCTATGAGCACAACTGTACCTCTGACACACCATACCTCTGAAAAATAGAAACATACATTAGTCAGATAGACCTTCAATCCATTTCACATGTTGATTGAGTGTTGAAAATACTGATATGATATGGCTATGTGTGAGATGCTGAAGTGTCAGATATCAACACATCTAAAGACATCATGTTGGTATACTTCATATTGCCATGTCAGTTATCATTATTCAATTACAATGATGATGTTTAATTGCAGACTAAAATAAGATAAAGAAGTAGACTAAAATAGACTAAAAATAAAACTCAAATAGACTAAAATAAGACTAgaatagcctacttcaagaaAGAAGCAATTAGATTAGAATAGACTAAATTAAGAGTTGCTATACACATACGATGGCCTTTGTTGACACCTGCTGAGAATAAACTGAATATCATTTAATTTGGGTGTTAGACTAGTCAGAAGTTGAAAGCTCACCAACAGCCAACTTGATCTCGGCATGCAGACACAGCCACCTACCCAGCAAATCCACGTTGTTTAGTGTATGTAGTGCATGGTTCCACTACTTTCAAAAATTGTGAGACAATTCATCCAAATGTTTTGATGCTTCATAACCTTCAAAAGTTTTGAGCATAAATTGTCCTACCCTGCCCAAACCATCCCCTGTCTCCAGTACAGCTGTAGTGCATTGACTTTTCCAATAGATGGCAATGGGCTGCAGTGCACCATAatctgtgctgctgtttgtaTATCCTCATCAGCAACACAAAACAATATTTATCAGCTACTCTGAGTCTTTTATTGATGTCACTGGATCTTTTCATTGATTTCAttcaaaaaggggaaaaaaagaaaaatgagtgGCTGttcatgtgcatacagtatgtgcacaagTTGGTAAAGGCAGCACCTGCAGAAGAATATAAACCGACTCCCTGCTGGTCTCCAGACTGGAGCAGGAGCACAGCTGCAGAGCTGCTCCCGGTGCCTTACTTTCTGCATCTGAAGGAAACtgaacacacataaaaacagtcATTTTAAGGCTGTCATCTCAATAGAAATGGATTCTTTAGATGCAAGGATGTACTAGTGATGATAAATGGCATCAAACAAGCAATGAAAGAATCACTTTTGGTGAATGAAGAACATTCATTCAGTGAATGGCTCATAGAAGGATATGGCAgttaattattattatggaAAGAATGCCTTGGCAATTGTAGTCATGCTCATACTGAATCTTACAATGATCCATTTGGATGAATTAGTTTACACAATGAGTGATTCAGTATCGCACAGACATCAGAAATGACTTCCTTTAGATACAGATGGATTTAGATAATGATGCACCTACCATGATcagttttagtttttttaaggaataaaataaatcaaatagaCAGACCGAAATAACCTTGAAATTCACCATGGACAATTTCTCTACTTCCTTGGCTTACTGTTGTATATTTGTTCTGAATGTTCTGCGCTGCTAAATGAAGTAATGCTCAGAACATTATGTGAGGGAGATCAACTCGGTGAATGCAGCGAGATAAAGGGGGCTGTATATTCTGCTCTCCAAGCAGTCAGTGGAAAGGTGGTGGTCCACAAGATGGAGAACTTCTGTTTGCTTTagagaacaagaacaagaagtGCATTATTCAGAAATGACTCACTTttgaaaggaagaggaagaaattTCGGCTGGGGTGTGTGCTTAGTTGTGAGGGTTGATGAATAGACCTGTACATGTTCTGGAAAAAATGTCCATACAGCAacaaaatatgtatgtgtgtgtgtgtgtgtgtgtgtgtttgtgtgtgtatgtgtgtgtgtgtgtgtgtgtgtgtgtgtgtgtgtgtgagagagagagagagagagagagagagagagagaaagagagagtctgtctatctgtctcacaCAGATGTGATTAGGAGCAAAGACGAGTAACACATTCTCAATGAATCTcagtcttaaagggacacatgGCAGGAATGTTTGCTTGTACATGTAGAGTATGTGAGAAAGCCTTGGTCTTCTGTAAACAGGAAACCTGTTTCCTTTTCATTTTATTGTGCTCTCCTCCACAAGCAACTCTAAATTACATAGACAACTGTGTACAAAGCTATGACAACTGTTTGTTCAGAGGCATAAATAGGTGCTGGTGTTTAAATGACTGCATTTTCCCTCCTTGACTGAAAAAGATACATGAAAATCATTAGAGTGGCCACAATATTTGTGAAGCACTTACAGGTGTTTTTTTATGTGACGCAAGTGGTGAGAAGTAGCTCCTCAGGAGGAAGAGAATCAGGCTAATCTGATGACCCCACCTGGACCTGAAGAATGTGGACACACAAACTAAATGCGCTCACAAACAAAACTCCAAACAGTATTCTGCACAGTTAAGTGCGTATGGCATTGGTGATTGATAAAGAATGTCCTTCCTTTAGAACAGCAAAAGAACATCTAAGGTTTATAGTAAATGAACTGAAGTGTGTATAGGGTTCATTAACCTTACCTCCAGCGTAAGTTTAATGAATGATGATTATGTTTAATCGTTCAATCAACTGCTGTTCAATTCAACATGTCTGTTATGTTTTGTTCAGAAGAACTTTGTATCAGTCTCTGAATGTAGCGTTTTGACATTATGTCTGTGATACTGGCTCCTTTGTGACATGGCACTAGGCACCTGGTCAAAGCAGCTCTGTCCTTCCTCTCCCAGGTCTCTGTGTGTAGCAGAGGTAGCCAGTATGGAGGCTCTGAAGGGTGAGATAAACGAGTTAAGAAGACGGCTCGGTCAGGTCTACTCTCCGACTGTGCTGTGTCACAATGACCTTCTAACAAAGAACATCATCTACAATGACACAAAAGGTGCGTTGAGGTGCCAAAGCTATTATGTAAGAAATTTTCCCCGAGCAGTTTAGAGCGACCCAAAATCTGTCGAGTTGAATTCAATCTTGTCAAGGGTCAAAAGCATATTTCTGATGGAATACTACAAGTCTTGTCTGGCACTGGTAAAGTTATTTCCATGATCTGTTATTTGAATGATTATGAGACTGAGTTCAGTTGAACATAGAGCCCATATTTCAATTTGAAACCAAACTGATATAAGCAGTGGAAGTAAAAGAAGTTTTCAGCAGTgtcatgtgtctctgtgttttctgTCTAAATGATCTTCCTTGGAAACAAGATTTTCAGTTGGTCATTCAAATGTAATAATTAAgtagatggagagggatgtttTAGGTAATGGTATGTTGTTGAGTTTGCCATAATATGCCGTCTTTGAGATTTACTGTTTTCAACCCTCTGTTTCTCAGGCTCTGTGAAATTCATCGATTATGAATATGCAGATTTTAACTATCAGGCCTTTGATATCGCCAACCATTTCAATGAATTTGCAGGTAGGCAAATGATtaaagaaatacatatttttttttgttgggcgGTTCTTTTGACATTGAGCATTTTTGTTATCCTTTCATTGTCTGCCGTTTCATTTTGGTCATTATCCCATCTCAGGAGTGACCACCATAGACTACGATCTGTACCCTAGCGCGGAGCTCCAGCTGAACTGGCTGACCTCTTACCTGCGGAGCTCTCGGACCGGCTCCAGCACGGACAGCACCGTCTCAGAGCAGGACGTAAAGAGCCTGTACATCGCCGTGTGCAAGTTTTCTCTGGTGAGTTCCCTAGTTCAGAATTAGCCCGTCCGCAACTTCACACGCAGTTCACAGCACAGTGCAGTGGCCGTACAGTGTGGAATAAACAGCATGTACAAATAGCAAATGAAGCATTATAGGGAGTAGGGACACAGAGTGAAGGAATGCTTTAAACCTGTCCACTAAACTGCCTTCCATCCAACCTAGCCCAGCCCACcaccattcagacacacactaatggtCCAGCTGAAGCCAAAAGACTGACCAGTACATTGTGTGCTGACGCTGTGTCCAGGGCCGAGGCAAGAGAGCAGGACACAAAGCCATTGTCTGTGTCTTTGGCTCGACCCTCACATGTGGTCAGCCCTGGAATAAAGGACTCCAGAAATGCAGGCAGTGGAttagtttatttgtgtttatttccTTGGGATAAATAGTTTACTTCCTTTACTAAACCAAACATCACATCTCTGAAACCAAAAGAAACTCCTTTTCAGATGTCCACTGAGCAGTTCTTTGTATACAAACTTTTTAAACAGACACCTATTTCTTGTACAACCACAAACTATGACAATGGTGCCAAAAAGggattttgttagatttttaaGAGGTAAGGATTTGGTTTGTTACTTAGGGAAATGATTATACGGGCACGGATCTAATATGTCAGCTTTCCTGTCCTCTTTAGTTGATTATTTCTCCATAAACCTGGGTTGCAAAATGTTCCAAATTTTGCAAACCTACTTTTAGATATTTTCAGAAAATCAACATCAgtctctttaaaaacaaaacaaaacaaaaatgttctgTGTTATGCTCTTTCAATGCTTTCAATAGATATTATAAACTTAGATAACTTCTTCAGGCTTGTCTCGCTTCTCCTATTTAACATAGGCTATCATCAGTGGAATTTTCTTACAGTATGCAATAAAACGTGTAAtattcaacattctatccatacCTCAAGCCAGCACTCATTCTGAAAATCATTATCTTTCATTCCATAGTCAATGCTGCTGGACACACCTACAGCTGATTTCGT
This sequence is a window from Sardina pilchardus chromosome 10, fSarPil1.1, whole genome shotgun sequence. Protein-coding genes within it:
- the LOC134093551 gene encoding ethanolamine kinase 1-like translates to METTCITGLLHLKISVKEEDPLSGVMELLRILRPQWRAEDIKTKVFTEGITNQLMGCYTGCLRSSEDVVLVRVYGNMTDLYLDRRKEMEMFQILHEHGCGPKLYCSFDNGICYEFLHGMVLDDPLLRQPDIYRLIAEEMAKIHSIKPRTSSPPQVVLWTKMSQFLQLVQEAENETPILRSLCVAEVASMEALKGEINELRRRLGQVYSPTVLCHNDLLTKNIIYNDTKGSVKFIDYEYADFNYQAFDIANHFNEFAGVTTIDYDLYPSAELQLNWLTSYLRSSRTGSSTDSTVSEQDVKSLYIAVCKFSLASHFFWGLWAIIQARYSTIDFDFIKYANARFKRYFEKKEEYFGM